In the genome of Campylobacter concisus, the window CAAAGCACCCAGACCCTGCCACCTCAAAAGCGCCGTTTAAAGTCTATAATATCGGCAACAACAGCCCAGTCGAGCTCATGGACTACATCAAGGCAGTTGAGATAAAGATCGGCCGTGAGATCAAGAAAAATTTTCTCCCACTTCAAGCAGGTGACGTGCCAGCTACATTTGCAGACGTGAGCGATTTGGTGGCTGACTTTGACTACAAGCCAAATACAAAAGTAAATGACGGCGTGGCTAAATTTGTCGAGTGGTATAGCGAGTTTTATGGGATCAAAATTTAAATGAGACGTTGCGAGTGGGCCAAGGGCGAGCTTGACATAGCCTACCACGATAATGAGTGGGGCAAAGTCATAAAAGACGATAGAAAATTTTTCGAAATGATAGTTTTGGAAGGCTTTCAGGCGGGACTTTCGTGGCATGGGGTGCTTCAAAAAAGAGATGCGATGAGAGAGGCGTTTGATGGCTTTGATCCAGAGAAGATCAAGCTTTACGGTGAGGACGAAATAGCTAAATTTATGCAAAACGAGAGGTTGATTCGCAACAGATTAAAACTAAAATCGCTTTCTGCAAACGCCCTTGCATTTTTATCTGTAACCAAAGAATTTGGCAGCTTTTACGAGTATCTGTTGGGGCATTTACTTAAAAAATTTGACCCGAAATTTGACGGCAAACAGATCATAAATCACTATCAAGATATCAAACAAGTGCCAGCTACTACGCCTATGTCGGACTTTGTTGCAAAGGAGCTAAAAAAGCGAGGGTTTAAATTTTTAGGCTCTGTTAGCACCTATGCTTTTTTGCAAAGTGTGGGCGTTGTAGACGATCATCTGGACTATTGTTTTTGCAAGGCAAAAGCCTGATCAGAATAATTTTTCCGGTTTTACTCCTTTTAAATTTTGCATTTTCTCTTGACTTGCTGCGCCTTAGCGAGTATAAAGAGCAAAACGTCTCAGACTGGCTAGCTAGCGAAAAGCTTGATGGCGTGCGTGCCTACTGGGACGGAGAGAATTTACTCTCAAGGCAGGGTAAAAAACTGAATGCACCGCTAAGTTTTACTAAAAATTTCCCAAAATTTGCACTTGATGGCGAGCTTTACGCAAAAGAGCTTAAATTTGAAGAGATTCAAGCAAGTGTGATGGGTAAGCTGCCAGATGAAAAGGCGTGGAGCAGGCTTAAATTTCACATTTTTGACGTGCCAGAGGCGAGCGGCGGCTTGCCTCGTAGGCTTGAAGTTTTGACTAAATTTCTAAAAAACGAGCCAAATCAAAATTTGATCATCATAAAGCAGATAAAAATGCGTGATAACGCTCAATTTTTAAAATTTGCTGAAAATATCATCGCAAAAGGCGGCGAGGGAGCAGTGGTGCGTGAGCCAAATGCGCCATACGAGCGAAAACGAAGCAAAAATGCGCTCAAATTTAAGAAATTTAAAGACGCCGAGTGTGAGGTTATCGCCGTAAATAAAGGCAGCGGCAAATACGCTAATCTTGCTGGCTCGCTCACCTGCAAGGCGCTTGGCGGCAAAGATGATAAAGAAAAAGCTAGCGAGCCAAAAGAGGGCACTATCTTTAAAATAGGCTCAGGACTAAGCGATAAAAACCGTCAAGAGCCACCAAAGATAGGCTCTATCATCACATATAAATTTCAAAATTTAACCTCTAATGGCAAGCCAAGATTTCCTATATTTTTAAGGGTTAGAGAGGATTAAATTTTGTCCGCGATCTCTTTTAACGCCCTAAAAGAGTCAAGCTGCACATCCTCATCAAAAATGAAACTTTGAGCCATGATCTCATTGACTTCAAGTCTATTTTGAAACTCTAAAATTTGCTCTTTAACGCTTTGTTTTGAGCCTATAAAAGAGCACGCCATCATCTCTTCTGTGACTGCTCTTTCTCTATTTTTTAGCTCTATTTGCCTAAAGTCGATCGGCCCAAAATGCGGAGCCTGTGCGCCTGCCTTGCCACTTATGGCAAAGACTTCGTCGTTATCCTTTTTTGGTGGCTGCAAATACTCTTTTTCGCCAGTTACTACGTTTAAGAAAAACTGCGTTTGCGTAGTGGCTAAACTCCTTGCTAGCTCGTCAGTCTGAGCTATTATCACATTTGCTCCTGCGATGACATAGGGCGCTTTTAAAAAGGGCGATGGTTTGAAATTTTGACGATAAATTTCTACCGCTTTTTCTAGTGCACGTGGTGCAAAGTGCGACGCAAAGGCGTAAGGCAGGCCAAATTCAGCCGCCACGTATGCGCTATATATGCTTGAGCCAAGTATGTAAATAGGTGGAATTTTGTCTACTTTTGGATAGGCTTTCACGGCTCTTTTGGCGTTAAAATAGTCCATTAGCTCGTTTATCTGCAGGTCAAATTCTATCTCTCTTGCGCCTCGTCTAAGCACTGCAGCTGTCTCTTGGTCAGTGCCTGGAGCTCTGCCTAGCCCAAGATCGACGCGTGTTGGAAATAATGTCTCAAGAGTGGCGTACTGCTCGGCGATAGAGCAGGGGCTGTGGTTTGGTAGCATCACGCCGCCAGAGCCCACACGCAGGCTTTTTGTGTGCTCTAAGATGTGCGCGATGATGAGCTGCGTGGCTGAGCTTGCTAAGTTTTTCATATTGTGATGCTCTGCGACCCAGTAGCGCTTCATGCCGATATCCTCGGCAAATTTAGCCAGTCTGACGGCCGCATCTATGGCAGCTTTTGCGTCACCGCCTTGTTTTATAGGTAGTAAATTTAATATCGAGACATTCATTTTTATCCTTTTTTTGTAAATAAAAGATTATAAAGATTAAATTTAAAATAGATTGTAAGTCTATTTTAAATTTATAAAGAGAAATATCTATTTTGCAGCTTTTAGGCAAATTTTAAAAACTAACCTTGCTTTACTTTTGCTTTACTCTATTTTTGATAAAATTACACACTTTTAATGAAAGGCTTAAACTTGAAAATTTTAGTAACAGGTGGAGCTGGATACATCGGCAGCCACGTAGTAAAAGCACTTTTAAAGCAAGGCAAAGATGAGATAACCATCATCGACAATCTCTGCAAGGGCTCACAAAAAGCACTTGAAGCACTCCAAAAGATAGGAAATTTTAAATTTATAAACGCAAATTTAGAGGATGATTTGAGCCAAATTTTTGCAAATGGTAAATTTGATGCGATCATCCATTTTGCAGCGTTTATCGAGGTCTTTGAGAGTATGAGTGAGCCACTAAAATACTATCTAAACAACACCGCAAACGTCGCAAGGGTGCTAAAATACGCAAAAACTTACAATGTAAATAAATTTATATTTAGCTCAACAGCTGCAGTTTACGGCGAGCCAGAGGTGGCAGAAGTGAGCGAAACGACAGCTACAAATCCGATAAATCCATACGGCAGAAGTAAGCTTATGAGCGAGCAAATTATCAAAGACTACGCCACTTCAAATGAAAATTTCAAATTTGCGATACTTCGCTATTTTAATGTCGCAGGCGCAGACGAAGAGGGGCTTATCGGTCAAAACTATCCAAACGCTACGCACCTTATCAAAGTGGCCGTACAAACAGCACTTGGCAAGCGCGAGAGTATGGGTATCTTTGGCGATGACTACGCAACAAAAGATGGCACATGTGTGAGGGACTACATCCACGTTAGCGACCTAGCAGACGCTCATATCAGCGCGCTGGAATACATCGGTCAAAACGGTAGCGAAACTTTTAACGTGGGATATGGCAGGGGCTTTAGCGTAAAAGAGGTGATCGAGACGGCAAAAGAAGTAAGTGGCGTGAATTTCAAGGTACAAAATGCACCAAGAAGGGATGGTGATCCAGCTATCCTTATCTCAAACGCAAGTAAACTTCGCTCACTAACTAGCTGGAAGCCAAAAAGAGATGACCTAGCGCTCATCATAAAAACTGCCCTTGAGTGGGAAAAGAGAATTTAAGGGGAAAGCATGAAGGTAGCAGTAATTGGAACTGGATATGTTGGACTAGTAAGCGGTGCATGCTTTGCCAAAATGGGCAATAGTGTGATCTGTGTCGATGTCGATAACAAAAAGATTGAGGGGCTAAAAAACGGCGTCATACCGATATATGAGCCAGGGCTTGCAGATATTGTTAGTGAGTGCTACAAAAACGGCTCGCTTAAATTTAGCACGCAGATAACTGAGGCGTTAGAGCATGCGGATGTGCTATTTATCGCAGTTGGCACGCCTATGGGCGCTGATGGACAGGCGGATTTAAAATACGTTCTCTCAGTTGCAAAATCAATCGGAGAAAATTTAAGCAAACCACTAATCGTAGTCGATAAATCAACTGTTCCAGTGGGCACTGGGGCCAGAGTTCATGAGGTTATCAAGTCTGAGCTTGAAAAAAGAAATATGGATATTAAATTTGAAGTGGTTTCAAACCCAGAGTTTTTAAAAGAGGGTGCTGCGGTTGAGGACTTTTTAAAGCCAGACCGCGTAGTTATCGGAGCTAGCAGCGAATGGGGATTTAGCGTGATGAGAGAGCTTTACGAGCCATTTATGAAAAATCATGACAGGCTTATTTGTATGGACGTAAAATCAGCCGAGATGACAAAATATGCTGCAAATTCGATGCTCGCAACAAAGATAAGCTTTATAAACGAGATAGCAAATATCTGCGAACGCGTGGGCGCTGATGTAAATTTAGTAAGAAAAGGTATTGGCAGCGACTCAAGGATCGGATATAGCTTCATCTACCCAGGTTGCGGATACGGCGGCAGCTGCTTTCCAAAAGATGTCGAGGCACTCATCTATACGGCTAGGCAAAATGGCTTTGAACCAGAGCTTTTAAACGCGGTTGAGTCTAGAAATAAGGCTCAAAAAAGGGTGCTTTTTGAGAAAATTTCTAAATTTTTTAACGGCGATCTTAAAGGCAAGACTATCGCACTTTGGGGACTTGCATTTAAGCCAAATACCGATGATATGAGAGAGGCTAGCTCGCTAACTTTGATAAAGCTTTTAGACGAGGCTGGTGCAAAAGTGGTCGCTTATGATCCAAAATCAAGCGAAGAAGCCAAAAAATATATGCCAGATTTAGATATAAAATACGCTAAAAACAAATATGACGCGCTTGATAATGCCGATGCTATGGTGCTTGTAACCGAGTGGAGCGAGTTTAGAT includes:
- a CDS encoding DNA-3-methyladenine glycosylase, with protein sequence MRRCEWAKGELDIAYHDNEWGKVIKDDRKFFEMIVLEGFQAGLSWHGVLQKRDAMREAFDGFDPEKIKLYGEDEIAKFMQNERLIRNRLKLKSLSANALAFLSVTKEFGSFYEYLLGHLLKKFDPKFDGKQIINHYQDIKQVPATTPMSDFVAKELKKRGFKFLGSVSTYAFLQSVGVVDDHLDYCFCKAKA
- a CDS encoding ATP-dependent DNA ligase, whose protein sequence is MIRIIFPVLLLLNFAFSLDLLRLSEYKEQNVSDWLASEKLDGVRAYWDGENLLSRQGKKLNAPLSFTKNFPKFALDGELYAKELKFEEIQASVMGKLPDEKAWSRLKFHIFDVPEASGGLPRRLEVLTKFLKNEPNQNLIIIKQIKMRDNAQFLKFAENIIAKGGEGAVVREPNAPYERKRSKNALKFKKFKDAECEVIAVNKGSGKYANLAGSLTCKALGGKDDKEKASEPKEGTIFKIGSGLSDKNRQEPPKIGSIITYKFQNLTSNGKPRFPIFLRVRED
- a CDS encoding luciferase, producing the protein MNVSILNLLPIKQGGDAKAAIDAAVRLAKFAEDIGMKRYWVAEHHNMKNLASSATQLIIAHILEHTKSLRVGSGGVMLPNHSPCSIAEQYATLETLFPTRVDLGLGRAPGTDQETAAVLRRGAREIEFDLQINELMDYFNAKRAVKAYPKVDKIPPIYILGSSIYSAYVAAEFGLPYAFASHFAPRALEKAVEIYRQNFKPSPFLKAPYVIAGANVIIAQTDELARSLATTQTQFFLNVVTGEKEYLQPPKKDNDEVFAISGKAGAQAPHFGPIDFRQIELKNRERAVTEEMMACSFIGSKQSVKEQILEFQNRLEVNEIMAQSFIFDEDVQLDSFRALKEIADKI
- a CDS encoding UDP-glucose 4-epimerase, whose protein sequence is MKILVTGGAGYIGSHVVKALLKQGKDEITIIDNLCKGSQKALEALQKIGNFKFINANLEDDLSQIFANGKFDAIIHFAAFIEVFESMSEPLKYYLNNTANVARVLKYAKTYNVNKFIFSSTAAVYGEPEVAEVSETTATNPINPYGRSKLMSEQIIKDYATSNENFKFAILRYFNVAGADEEGLIGQNYPNATHLIKVAVQTALGKRESMGIFGDDYATKDGTCVRDYIHVSDLADAHISALEYIGQNGSETFNVGYGRGFSVKEVIETAKEVSGVNFKVQNAPRRDGDPAILISNASKLRSLTSWKPKRDDLALIIKTALEWEKRI
- a CDS encoding UDP-glucose 6-dehydrogenase: MKVAVIGTGYVGLVSGACFAKMGNSVICVDVDNKKIEGLKNGVIPIYEPGLADIVSECYKNGSLKFSTQITEALEHADVLFIAVGTPMGADGQADLKYVLSVAKSIGENLSKPLIVVDKSTVPVGTGARVHEVIKSELEKRNMDIKFEVVSNPEFLKEGAAVEDFLKPDRVVIGASSEWGFSVMRELYEPFMKNHDRLICMDVKSAEMTKYAANSMLATKISFINEIANICERVGADVNLVRKGIGSDSRIGYSFIYPGCGYGGSCFPKDVEALIYTARQNGFEPELLNAVESRNKAQKRVLFEKISKFFNGDLKGKTIALWGLAFKPNTDDMREASSLTLIKLLDEAGAKVVAYDPKSSEEAKKYMPDLDIKYAKNKYDALDNADAMVLVTEWSEFRSPDFMEIKERLKNAVIFDGRNQYNAKILAEHGFKYFQIGVKA